The region AAGGGTTTGCGATGGGGGGCGGTCGACAACAGCGGTTGCGGTGGTGGCGGCCAAAGCGGTAAGCGACGGTGGTGGCGGGCCAGAAGCtcagagaagaaaaaggagatgaCGGGCCAAAAGCTCAATGATGGTAGTCGACGGCTAGAAGAGGAGAGGAAAAAGTggagaagagatgagaaagagaaaagatgtGGGTTTCTGCAGTCCGTGGGTGGGTAGAAGGGTGTTGGATCCATTTTTCGTGTTTTGACATTTTCAATGTGTTTTCACTGAAAACGTCcaaaacaataattttgttattttgggttttctttacaaatttttttcttgtttttgaaaatagaaaagagaactcgctttcaatgttttgaaaaattgaaaactcaaatcgggttgaaaacaataaagagaactgACCTTTAGTTTTTAAggtctataaataaaattagatcttttttttttttgttttttgtaatttaaaaccTATAACACACCAAAACTACTAAAATATATAGAACTTAGGATGTCAAAAAATAAGTTGTAGACTTGTAGCACTCAAAAGTAACACCTATCACAACAAGCAACTATTTGTTGTTTGCTGAGCAAATGGATTTAAGTTAGGACAGAAATGCAATTTAGAGATAAGaattttatattagttggaTTAAGTTGTGTTTATAGATCGATAAgaattttacattttctttataaaGAATTGATATTCAGAACTCAAACATATAATCTGTCAGTCACAAAAATAACTTTATTGTTGCGACCAACACTGTCATTTGCGGGTTCTAAAGAACAGTACCTAACAACACACCATGTGTCTGTCCTAGCATAGCAACAGAGGTCCACTCATCAGAactagaaaataacaaaatgtgtTGGCCTCACAGCTTTTaatgttcttttcttcttccccccCAAGGAAGCAAATGATTCCCACATTCATTCTTGTCTTGTTCAGAGCCATTTACAAAGCAGAAAAAGACATGACCCAGAAAAGCAGAAGAGTTTGCATATGATGATTGATGACCAACCGTTACAGCTGCAAGGCCTGAGCCTCGTGGTTTTGAATCCACCTCACAGCAAAAAGGAAAGCAAGCAACGGTACTAACCAAGAGCACAGCCTTTACCAGTAGAATCATTAGCAGCAGAGAGCAAAGAAGCTGCAGGTATCTGTATTTTCACCCACATTCCATCATGTTCTTTCCATCACATGGGCAATAAGTACCTTTCTGAgctcctctttcttttctttgacaaaCTAAGAAGAAAATGGTTCACAGTTGCCTTTGTTTTCTTGTCAATTTGTAGGTTCTTTTCCAGTGCCAAATTGGAAAGGATAATTTGGTGTGAGACAATTAGGTATAAggccatagataaaaatgactCGTGTACCCGACAACAATGCACAaagcaaaagagagagatggaaacAATAAAAGAAGTTTCACAACATTGTTTTTGGCTTTTGAATTTAcctcaagagaaaaagaaaagcagaCAAGTCTTGATGGTgagatgagaagaaaaaaaacaccTTTTCAGTAAAATCATTAACAACAACAGAACAAGAGAAGCATTTCCAGTTTGTATCCTTCCATCACTCAACAAGTAGAATCAGCTCTTGTCCTTTCATTTAAAAGAGAAAGGTGAcaattcaaataattatttaggctctctctttttgttctacagaaacaaataaagaataaaacaatCCTGATTTACCAACTTGGAAATTCTGTCTTGATTGGTTGGAGTTCATCCTGCAAGACAGAAACAGTTCATTCGGTAACTACAACGTTTTTGTGAAGATGTGTTCTCATTACAATAAGAGAGGGGGAGCGGAAATTTTACCAAATTTAAATGCTTGCGAGGAAATTGAAAACACCAATCAGATTGCCAAATTGTGCTTCAAAATGTATGTTGCTCAGCAACGAACAAATGTTGATCATTCAGTAATGCCAAATTGGATCATGTGAAGTTATATAGCTAGCAAAATGCAAATATATACACctgaaaagagagaaaaatagtgggaaaaaatcagagaaaagaacaaaaaccagagcaagacaaaaagaaaatggaaaaagacaAGGACCAACTTTTTTGGTTAGTGAGCAATAGACATGTCTCCATCAGGCTTCAAACTTGAATTCCTTCTGGAAGAAGAGACCAAGAAAAGAAGTTAAGAATAAGAACATCCAAGAGATCTGGTCAAGATTTATTTTGACCAAAAAGAGAAAGCAGTTTGCATAACACATTCAGGCAATTTGCCTAGTACATATCAAATGgatttcaaatagattcggaCAATACAGTTGCTGAATCAACAAACATGACCTCCTTGTGAGGTATTTTATAGGTAAAAATTGGTTCCAGAATCCATGGAGTGAGAGCTCCAATTATACTTGAATTTTTGTGCATTTTTCAGCAGCAAAATCCATTAGTGAAGGTAGGTGTGAAAGAGAAAGGTCAAACGTGTGATTAGCAGAATAATCAAGAGCATACATAATACGACACTTCAAGTTTTTAAAAAGAACATAGAAATTTCACAGGATGTTGACTCCATCAAAGACCATGTGGATCACTGGTTGCAGGTTGTGCTTGGAAATCAGATATTACATTTGTCAATCATCTTACCTAACCCATTAATGAAGACAGCCCATCGTGATGGATCCCCAAGCATAACTGTACAGTtcttcagagagagagagagtagtcaGAAAGAGTTATATCACAGTAAAAAGGCAAAAACTATTGAATGCATGTTAACCTagagacaaagaaagagaaaacgTACTCAAATACAGAATTAATTCCCAGTCTTTCAGAAAAAACAGAGATCAGTATATCCGTGAGAGTATGGCAACAGCTCCTCCACAACCCTGGAACTGGAACAACTCATGCTTCGCCTCAAGCGACCTTGGTATGACTCCACCTCAGCCCAAAATATACTATAAACTGGTCTATGGTCTGAGAATCTAGATTCCCCACGGACATAGGATAATTGATGAAGGCCACCTCCATACCATAAAATTCTATCACACCTAAAAGACATGAAAACATAGCTACATCAATGCCTTGACTAAGGAGAATTTGGGCACTTCCCATTAACATCCCCCGCCCCCTATAACAAAAAAGGTATAATATCATTAATATCATAAACAACTATAAAACACAAACATACTAGTCTCTGGCATTTAATCTTCGTTATTCATTGGTAAATATTCAAGTTGAGGTGTACAAATGCTAATTTCCTCACACGTAGTGGTTTGACAAATGTTCTTACCATGCAGGTGTGCGCCGCTTCTCCTTTGGGTGCATGTCATCCCCTGCATATCTATCcgaattatttgaatatttgtaTGTTGGTGggaaatatatttttccttcattcCATCCATGGAAAACACGACCCAGTCTCTGCTCTATCCGTAGCTGCTGGACAATAGCATTATTGATTCAGTTTATAGTTATCTTAGTAAGAACAAGAAATGAAAACCAAGTATATAGACACAAAGAGATGGAAGTAGCTGTGCAATCAATATTTATCATGCCTGGTCATGTTGTAACAATGTCCTCCAGTTTTGCATTTCAACAAGCGCCTTTGCAGACCGATAAGATAGGGCAATTCGATAATTCAGATCACCAAGCCAAATAATCCGACTAGATCAAAGAAAGGGAAAATCGTTAAAACAGTGGGCAACAGGATTTGTATGTGACTAGGGAGTAATAATGACAAGTGGCCATGGGAGATGTGTGCAGATACTAACTCAAATTAGTCAAAAGTGTCTAGAGTGTGAAAGCATAGAATTTCTTAGTGAAAACGATCTACTATGAATGCTATAACAGGACcatgaaataaatgaaatagttgcatatcatatttattttagtttcatCATATTTAACAAGAGGTCAACTGATTGTAGCAGGGTGAGAGTATTACTCGTGCTCAAGGATTGTTTCTGGGGATTTATCTTGGCCCTCATTATGAACTCGTGGAAACCTTGTCTTCTTTAGGATTTCCATAACATCAGCATTCCTCCGTAGTTCATCTCCCGGCTTCTGTCCTGAACTCAAATGACTACATACAAAGCAAAAGCTTGTTTGATGCAACATCAGGCTGACTGAAATGGATCCCTACAAAAGCCAATTTTGGTATTACTTGTGTGCTTAATTTATATTTCCAATGCCAAGAATAcgaacaataataaaaaaaaaaaaccacaatGATTTTCTCAAAGGTACCTTATTGCCAAGGTACCCCATCAATCCTCTTCCAACACGAGATACTTTTATGTTGCGAACATGTTCCTTCAGATTACTTTTAACCCATATCGTGAGGAAAATGCCAACCATTTGCTTACTCAGCATCAAGCAGTACCTTGAGTGCCCTGGAAATCTGTAACCATCCTCCATTGGCGCAGAACCAGTATTAGATATTGGTGAGAACAACATGTTGCTATGAGAATCCCAAGGTCCATAATCATCATCTGATGAACCCCATCTTGAATAGTCGCTAGGCCTGTGACCACAGGAAATATCACTTAGTCTGTGACCTGAAGAAGAGTCGCTAGGTCTGTGACACCAAGAAGAATCGCTCGGCCGGTGACCCCAAGAAGAGTCACTGGGCCTGTGACCCAAAGAAGAATCACTTGGCCTGTGACCCCAAGACGAGTCACTTGGTCTGTGACTCCAGGATGAGTCGCTTGGCCTGTGGCCCCAGGATGAATCGCTTGGCCTGTGACCCCATCTGAAATTGGGGTCATAGTCACTTGGCCTGTGACCAAATATAACCCGATCGCATACACTGTATCGCCGATCAAGGCGAGGCTGCGAGGTTGATGAATCATTTTCAGTTCTCCAGCTGCATGCTGTTTGGAATGATCTACGAGGGAAAAAGGATGCCTTCTGCCTCATTGatcccccaaaatctgcatctgATTCGGCAATTGGATTGGGGATAGGAGAAGGCGTATACCGCCCACTACCTCCACTACTTCCTGGAAGATTGTTTAGTGTTTTGCTTATTAGAGCTAGCCATTTTTTTGCAGGGCCATTATCTTCAGCACCCAGAATGTTGCCAGCATTCAAAGGAACTATTTCTTGGAATCTAGAACATTAAACCAGAGTGCATGCTTCTATTAGTATAGAAGAGAACTAACTTGAAGGAAGAATGAAGATGGAAACAAACAAAATCATTACCCTAGGACATAAATGTCTGCAGGAGGGGAGGAATGCAGAAAATTATCCAGATTCAAATTACTCTCTGGTGATTTTCCACCCACATTCCATGTAGCCACAAACATGCTGCTTACCcagaaaaagaaatattgttTAGAATAAAGTAACTTACACCATGGATTAGGTAAAAATTATAAAGCATAAAGACACAAACCTATAGTTATGCACGTTTATAATTTGGGGATGATTGAGATCAACTCTCCTCCGACGAACCCGCTCTACATTCTTGCCTATCTTTTCTGCGCATCCAAGTGAGAGGACACTATTAGCAGTAATAGCATGAAAAGGGAATATAAAACCCCAATTCCGCCGAAAGAGAGAGTTTGGTTGCGTGAGCATACTGAACCTGTTCTGCTTTTCTTAATTCTACTTGGCTCTCTATCTGAGAAGCTATTCCTCCATTCCACATCAGGACCTGAAAAGACAAAATCAACATATATGCACCAATTCACAACTTGAATTTTATGTACACATAGCACAACAAAGTTAAAAGCTGTTTAGAATTTAAAGAAGAAACATCTATTTGGGTGCTAAGAAGTgattgagaaagaaaacaaactcaaagggAACAACAGTTAGCATTTAATATTAGTTCTACTCTTTCTTTCCCTATGTTTTCTCAGAAATTAAGAATCTAGTATATAACATTAAAGCGAACAAAGTACGATAAACGGAACGACACTAATTAGTAATAACATATCACGTATCGAAGGAGTAAGAAAGACCTAGacagcataaaatgcactcacCCCCATGAACAGCTCCACCTCCCTGAAACTCCTCAGTTTTGCTCTTGATATTGAACCATTTCCTAACTAGTGATTTTGACCAGGAAAGCTTTGCCAAGCAGAAAAAGAACATTCAGCAACTACATAAAACTACGAAGAGAAATTCATCATGTTTCAATCCAAGAAAATGAAGGGCACAGAGCAAAAACCTTGCTTTTCTTTGTGCTTCCATCTCTCATTGTTTCACTACTTCATACAGCTAGGACTGTTTTCCTTCGCTGCTAGTTCCAATTTTTCTGGGTTTTTCTTCCAGTCAACAACATTGCAAAATGAATCCCTCTACTTCCCTTAGATTGCAAAGAAATCTCAGCTTCTCAGCATTCTGATTTGTGGGAAATTTGCCCAAAACAAGGCTCTTTTTTCTCCTCTGATGGGGGACCCTTTCGGCTATATGAGTTCACTCTCTgtgagaaggaaagaagaagaatatagaCCTGAAAcccaataaaattagaaatgatgaCCACAGCAGGAGCGAGGTAGGACTTTAATGCAGGTAAGTGAGATTAGTTTTTGAAGCTTATAAACAGAAGAATGCAAcaaatgtagagagagagagagagagagacacggGGGTTTCCCTTTCTCGAAAACCGGCCAGCAGGCTACCAGCAGAGTGTCAAATTTGAATAGAATAAAGTGCCTCTCCTTGATTTCTTTTGTTACAAGATTAATCTTTTATGAATAAACCCCAAATTTACAAGCAATTGTTTGGTAATTGTGTGAACCACTTATgtacaatgttttttttttctttaactgTCGAAATTTGTAGTTACTAGTCTTTGAGTCGACACCGGTTAGATATTGTGAAACAGAGTCTATAAAATCCAATAAAATGAACTTTGAGTCTGTGTAATTCTACAATTGCTATACCATATTCATAAGAATCTACCAAGTATGTCTTAGAACTATATCAATCTGCCTTTGCTCTAAGCAACCATGATATCATTTTAGTGTTCTATGGTTTTAGaacataaattttaacaaatcatatcattttacaaacaaattatataCATATGGACATTTTATGTTATTTACAGCTGCCCATTGGTCAGCAAAGTGCAGAACGTGAGATCACATAGGCCTCTTTAGTTGCATTTTCTCGTTGCCGCTTGGTCTCCTCCATCAAAGTTAAGAAAAGCAGTTCAAACAAAGAAGCACgaagaaaagataaagaggATCCGTGCAACAGCGACAGGAGTACCCTTCTGTCATTCAATTTCCCTccatcttttcctttcttctttctcggTCTATGTTATGTTTTTTCAAGAATGATTGAGATTGTAATTCAAATAGAGCAGCCCATTTTCATGACTCGCAGTTGTGATCATATTATGTGTTAATACTGAATCAacccaataaaaaatttctatagTTCCGGTCCGTGTTGATTCCCAGAATAAATTACTATTTCTTAATAAAAGTACCTCCTAATCCCCTCACTAATCAACTGTATCTTCCACCAGCATGAAGCCCTTTTTAAGTACAAATCAGTGGTCAGT is a window of Diospyros lotus cultivar Yz01 chromosome 10, ASM1463336v1, whole genome shotgun sequence DNA encoding:
- the LOC127810867 gene encoding type IV inositol polyphosphate 5-phosphatase 7-like is translated as MRDGSTKKSKLSWSKSLVRKWFNIKSKTEEFQGGGAVHGGPDVEWRNSFSDREPSRIKKSRTEKIGKNVERVRRRRVDLNHPQIINVHNYSMFVATWNVGGKSPESNLNLDNFLHSSPPADIYVLGFQEIVPLNAGNILGAEDNGPAKKWLALISKTLNNLPGSSGGSGRYTPSPIPNPIAESDADFGGSMRQKASFFPRRSFQTACSWRTENDSSTSQPRLDRRYSVCDRVIFGHRPSDYDPNFRWGHRPSDSSWGHRPSDSSWSHRPSDSSWGHRPSDSSLGHRPSDSSWGHRPSDSSWCHRPSDSSSGHRLSDISCGHRPSDYSRWGSSDDDYGPWDSHSNMLFSPISNTGSAPMEDGYRFPGHSRYCLMLSKQMVGIFLTIWVKSNLKEHVRNIKVSRVGRGLMGYLGNKGSISVSLMLHQTSFCFVCSHLSSGQKPGDELRRNADVMEILKKTRFPRVHNEGQDKSPETILEHDRIIWLGDLNYRIALSYRSAKALVEMQNWRTLLQHDQLRIEQRLGRVFHGWNEGKIYFPPTYKYSNNSDRYAGDDMHPKEKRRTPAWCDRILWYGGGLHQLSYVRGESRFSDHRPVYSIFWAEVESYQGRLRRSMSCSSSRVVEELLPYSHGYTDLCFF